The DNA sequence TTCTATTAATAATTCTATATGTTTTTTACCCTTTGTTTCAAGATCAAATGTTACCTTACTTTCATCAATATCTAGGTCTATGTCGCTTCTGTAGTGTCTTAAATCAAGTATATTAGCGCCATTATCACCTATTAACTTAGCGATTTTATACAAAGAACCTGGTGTGTCTTTTAGTTTTACTGTAATGCGTATTAATCTATGGGATGCAACTAAGCCCTTATTAATAATACGGTCAATGAGGTTAACATCTATATTGCCACCTGATATTATTAACACTATATTTTTATTTTTAGTATGTATGTTGTTTTTTAGTAAGAGAGCAAGAGTCGTTGCAGCAGCGCCTTCTACTATAAGTTTAGAATTTTCAATTAAGAATAATATTGATCTTGCTATTTCTGAATCCTTAACAAGATAAAATTGATCTATAATATTTTTACAGATATTAAATGTATTTTCTTCAACTTTATGAACGGATATTCCATCGGCAATTGTTTTAGCATTATTTACTGTAATAATTTTATCTTTTTTTAAGCTTTCATACATTGATGGTACACGTTCTGTTTGCACGCCTATAATCTTAATATTATTATTAACCTGTTTTGAATATATGCCTATGCCCGATATTAGACCACCACCTCCAACTGGTACAATTATGCTATCTACACAATTCTTTAATTTTTCTAGGATTTCAAGGGCAATTGTTCCTTGCCCTGTTATAACATCAATATTATTGAAAGGATGTATAAAAAATAGGTTTTCTTTTTTTGCTAGTTCTTCTGCAAAAACTGATGCTTCATTATAGTTATTGCCATATAGTATTATATTTGCCCCGTATTCTTTGGTATTGTTTATTTTTGTTAGTGGGCTAAATTTGGGCATAACAATTGTAGATTTAACATTTAATAACTGTGCACCAAAAGCAACGCCCTGCGCATGATTGCCTGCCGATGCTGTTATTATACCCCTTTTACATAATTCGTAATTTTTTAAGATACAATTTAATGCACCTCTAATTTTAAAAGAGCCGGTTCTCTGGAGGTTTTCTAGTTTTAAATATATATTACCACTAAAAAGGTTGGATAGTTTATGACTATAATAGAGTGGTGTATTATTAATATACTTATTAATTCTATTATAGGCTTTTACAATCTCTTTGAAGTATGGACTATACATTTATCTGATTTTATTGTAAAGTAATATAAAGTCAATAAATTTAGAGGAGCTTTATGAGGTTTCTATATCTAGTGTTAATAGTTCTGTTTTGCGCTGTTAATATCTATGGGGCCGAAAACGATCTGTTAATGGCAACTACAACTAGCGCTGATAATACAGGTTTATTAGAATATTTAAGTGACAAAGCAAAAAAAGATATTGGTATTGAATTAAAATGGGTTGCAACGGGAAGTGGTAAGGCGTTAAAGCATGGTATGAATTGTGACGTAGATGTTTTATTGGTGCATTCTGAAAAAAAGGAAATTGAATTTATGAATAAAGGATATGGTAAAAGAAGAGAACAATTTATGTATAATTATTTTGTGCTTGTTGGGCCAAAAAGTGAAAAAAATTTCTTTAAAAAGAAAAATATTTTAAATACTTTGAAATATATTAAAGAAAATGGGCTAAAGTTTATATCACGAGGGGATGAATCTGGTACACATATAAAGGAAAAAGAATTATGGAATAAATGTTGTGGCAGT is a window from the Deferribacterota bacterium genome containing:
- a CDS encoding substrate-binding domain-containing protein — encoded protein: MRFLYLVLIVLFCAVNIYGAENDLLMATTTSADNTGLLEYLSDKAKKDIGIELKWVATGSGKALKHGMNCDVDVLLVHSEKKEIEFMNKGYGKRREQFMYNYFVLVGPKSEKNFFKKKNILNTLKYIKENGLKFISRGDESGTHIKEKELWNKCCGSVPENKKWYIENGLGMIETLLMANEMKAYTLSDMATYLTFKKRVKRNNITILVGKSRELKNPYSIILVNPENCENVKYKLANKFIDWLISKKTLDYISQYTIDGKQLFYILK
- the ilvA gene encoding threonine ammonia-lyase, with amino-acid sequence MYSPYFKEIVKAYNRINKYINNTPLYYSHKLSNLFSGNIYLKLENLQRTGSFKIRGALNCILKNYELCKRGIITASAGNHAQGVAFGAQLLNVKSTIVMPKFSPLTKINNTKEYGANIILYGNNYNEASVFAEELAKKENLFFIHPFNNIDVITGQGTIALEILEKLKNCVDSIIVPVGGGGLISGIGIYSKQVNNNIKIIGVQTERVPSMYESLKKDKIITVNNAKTIADGISVHKVEENTFNICKNIIDQFYLVKDSEIARSILFLIENSKLIVEGAAATTLALLLKNNIHTKNKNIVLIISGGNIDVNLIDRIINKGLVASHRLIRITVKLKDTPGSLYKIAKLIGDNGANILDLRHYRSDIDLDIDESKVTFDLETKGKKHIELLIENINNAGYEVFFSEL